The genomic region CGAACTGTCTTTCAAACCCACAATATTAGGGTGGTCGGATAATCGTGCGACAGTTTCCGCTGCAAGATTGACGCCGGTAAATTGTGGGACGTTATACAGTAAAATCGGAATTTTTACGCCGTCGGCCACTCTTCGGAAATGCTGATACAAGATCTCTTGTGTCATTGATTCTTTGTAGTAAAACGGCGTAATGACCAGCGCGCAATCGGCGCCTATTTCACCGGCTTTATTAATAAAAGTAATGGTTTCTTTTGTCGAATCGGCATTGGCGCCGGCCATCATGATTTTATTTTTAGGAATAGCGGTGCGTGCTGTTTCAAGAACCTGAAACTTTTCATTATCATTCAGCATGACGGCTTCGCCGTTCGATCCAAGTATGAGATAACCGGCCAGATCGAACGAATTCCACTTAGTTAGATTATCAGTCAATTTTCTTAAGACAAGATCGCCATTAATGAACGGCGTTGGGACAGGAGGAAGTATTCCTTTTAGCTCCATGCTTTCCTTTCGTTGTCATAACAGATTATTGGTAACAAAGTGATTACGGTAATAAGTTCATCTGAAGATGCTTTTAATCACGAACCATACGTTGGCAGGGCGTTCAGCCAAGCGCCGCATGTACCACGGGAACCATGCAGATCCATAGCTGATCAATACGCGCATTTTGTATCCTTCGCGAGTCAATATCGTCTGGCCATCTTCGTTAATACCGTATAACATCTGAAATTCAATCGTAGCCGGATTCCATTTCTTTTCAGCGACCGTTTGCTTAATGGCATTGACGATTTTCATATCATGCGTAGCAATACCGGGGCGAAACTTACCGTTTTGAGCCGTTTCGATCATTTGTAAGGCTAATTTTAAATAATTAGTATCAACATCTTTTTTAGCCGGAAAAGCTACCGCGGCAGATTCTCTGTAGGCGCCTTTGACTAATCGGATACCGGGAGAATTTTTTAGTTCATTCCAGTCTTTTTCCGTTCGATACAAATAGGCTTGTAAGCATAAACCAACGTTGGAAAACTCAGCGTACATGGTCTTAAAAAAAGCAATCGTGGCGTCGACATACCCGCTGCTTTCAATATCGATCCAGACGAAATTATTTTGTTCGACGGCTTTTTTTGCAATTTGCCTGAAATACGTTTTGGTTTTTTCCAAATCGATATCGAACCCGAGTTGTGTCAATTTAACTGAAATTTCGGTAGGTAATTTTGTTTCGGCAATTTGATCCAGAACGGCTAAATAATGATCTCTGACTTTTTCCGCCTCGCTCAGATCATTAATATTTTCGCCAAGGCAGGTGAGAACCGTACTGATTCCGCGCGATTGAAATGAGCGGCTTACAGCAAGAGCCGAACTTAAATCTTCGCCGGGCATGAAACGTTTGACAGCGCGTTGAACGAATTTGAATCTTGGGAAACGGTGGCTCATCCATTGATTGCGTGAGCACCACAGGAGTAAGTTTTTCATGATAGGCATGACAGGTACCTCATGGTAGTGTGTTGCAAGGTGCAAAATATTACAGGAATTCTGATCATTTTGCAAGTTATGATTTTTGTTGGCGCAAAAGTTTTGTTTGTGTAAATTCAACGCCAGAATGACTGTTATTTAAAAATGAGAGGATAGACTATGAAACGGATAGGCATTCTTACCGGAGGCGGCGATGTACCCGGTCTTAATCCTTGCATCAAAGCGGTCGTGTACGATGCGATCAATGCCGGGCTTGAAGTGATCGGTATTCGCAGCGGCTGGGCCGGGCTATTGAAATACAATCCGGACGATCCTGAAGGCTCGTCCCAATATCTTATGCCGTTGAATAAAATCAATACGCGGACAATTGATCGCAGCGGAGGCACGATGCTGCATACGTCACGCACGAATCCCGGTAAAGTCAGTGTCAGCGATATTCCGGCGTTTTTGCATAAACCCGAACATGATAAGCTCGATCCTAAATCGAAAGTAGATTTTACACCGCACGTTTTGAAAGTACTGGCGCATCTGAAAATTGACGCACTCGTGACCATCGGCGGCGACGATACGCTCAGCTATACCGTTCGTCTACATAATGAGAGATTTCCCGTTGTTGCCATCCCTAAAACGATGGACAATGACGTCTTCGGAACCGATTATTGCATTGGATTTTCGACGGCTGTAACGCGTTCGGTGCATTTTATTAATATGCTGCGCACATCGGCAGGTTCACACGAACGTATAGCGGTTGTAGAATTATTCGGACGCAATTCAGGCGAAACATCTCTGATTTCAGCTCACCTGGCCAGTGCCGATCGTTCGATCATTTCTGAAGTGCCGTTCGATCCGGAAAAACTCGCCAATTTTCTTATGGAAGATAAACGCAGTAATCCGAGCAATTATGCCATTATGACTATTTCGGAAGGCGCCACAATGGTTGGTGGTAAAATTGTCGAATACGGACAGGAAGACGCTTACGGCCACAAGAAGCTCGGAGGGATCGGAGAAATTACGGCTGATGCAATCAAAAAAATCACCGGAACGCATATGATTTATCAGTCGCTGGCATACTTGATGCGAAGCGGTGAGCCGGATGCTCTTGATCGGATGGTTGCGATGAGTTTCGCAGGGCTGGCGATCGACCTGTTGTTGAAAAAGCGTTCAGGTATGATGACGGCGTTGCACGAAGGACGTTATACGGTCGTTCCGGCAGAAACGATCATTCAAGGTAAGAGGACAGTCGACGTGAAAGAATTGTATGACACGGAGAATTATCGTCCAAAAGTTTTCAACGTGATGAATAAACCGATGTTTTTGTATTGATATTGAATTACACATAGTATGTAAACCAGCCGGGTAGAATTTCAATTTTCTGTCCGGCTATTTTTATTTCCATTTCATTTGAATTGAAATACAGTAATCTGAAATTTTTTTCCCATGTTCGTTTATTCAGAATCGCTTTGTCATGTCCGGTTAAAGAATCGAAATGATTTTCACCGATGACGAGCGCACTTTGATTTGGAAAAAGAATGGTTGGTGGTTGAGGACGGCTGTCGAGCGCCAGAAGCAGCCGCCTCGCAAATTCGTCACCCGGCTTGTTAATCGTACGAATATAGCTTAACGGCCAATGTGACTTTTTCATGTAAATCAGAGTAGCGGCTTTTGATATTGGTAATAATTTACCAGAACGATAGATGATCGCATTGCGGTTGGCTTCACAGGACGATACCAGCCGGTCGCCTTCGATGTTGAGTGTTTTGCCGGTCAACCCGATAAATGAGATGTATTCAGTAGCCGATTTGCTTCTATGCTGCATCAATTTCAGAATGATGCTACTGTAGCATCCAAGCCCTTTGACCTGTTGACGCGAGAATGGCAAATGCCGGATGATTGTACGCGGCGCCAATGCCGGAATCATATTTCCGTGAAAAGGCGTTCCGATCGTCACGATGCGTTTCAACGATCCTGTGTTTTCAAATGCATCGTACCATTCCGAGACCAACCCGCCTTGCGAATGGGCTATGATTTGAAACGGATGCGATCCGATATGATTGGCAATAAAATCGCGCAGGCGTTTTACAATGCGCGGAATGTCCAAATCATTTTTAAAAGTTGGATATTCAAAAAAATGGGGGATGAAATCATGACGAGATAAAAGCGGTTTTAGACGGTTCCATGATTTAGAAACATCGGCAAGTCCGTGAATGATAATAACGTGCGGGATCGTCGGCATAGAAATGTATTGATAAATGGTAAATGTTAAATTAATTTCGTCAACTTTAAAGGAATGGGAATTGATAATTCAATTAGAAAACTTTGTCAATTATAATAATTTAATCCAAAATTAAATAAAAATCATTTCTGAACTATGAAACTTCATTTTGTTGAATATGGACAAGGAGATAAAACGCTTGTTATTCTCCACGGACTCCTGGGATCGGAAAGAAATTGGCATAGCCTTGCCCGTGAAATGAGCCGAGAAATACATATTTACGCACTTGACTTGCGCAATCATGGTGCATCGCCGCATCATCCGGTTCATACGTTTGATGCGATGTGCGATGATCTAGAACTGTTTATCGATGAGCACATTCATGAGCATTTTTATTTGCTTGGACACTCCATGGGCGGGCAAACGGCTATGAAATATGCTTTTCGTCACGGTGAAACTTTGCGCGGATTGATCATCGAGGATATAGCGCCGCGCTCGTACGACCGGGGCCTGACTAAAATTTTTAACGCGCTTCATGATATCGATCTTACGAAATTTACAGAAAAAAAAGACGTCGATGCCGCGTTATCCGAATGGGTGCCGAATCCCGCCGTACGCCATTTTTTAATGACCAATCTCGTGCGTCATGAGAATCAGTTGTCCTGGCGCGTCAATGTTCCTGCACTGACGGATTTTGCCGAAAACGAGATTGCCCGTTTTCGCGTCGATGCGAATGAGCGTTATGACGGCCCGACGCTTTTTATCGGCGGCGAATTGTCCGGCTACGACCTTTCCAAAGAACGCCATTTGATTACACAATATTTTCCTCAAAGTCGCCTTGAAATGATCCAAGGTGCGAACCACTGGATTCACTTCGATTCCAAGGCTGTGTTCATGCAATTGGTTCTGGATTTTATTAACGCTCATGATCACAGATAACCGCATGATCAATATCATACTGCCGAAGGACGAAACGTGTTATTTTTACATGGTAACGCATGAATTCACGAGATCAAGGAAATACCATGAAAAGTGATATTGAAATAGCTCAGTCGGTAACCATGCATCCGATCGTTCAGATTGCTGAAAAAATCGGATTGAATCGCAATGATATTGAGTTGTATGGCGATTATAAAGCCAAAATTAAACTCGATGTAGCGGAACGTATAAAAAGTCATCCCGATGGAAAATATATTTTTGTTACGGCCATTACGCCGACGCCGCTCGGCGAAGGCAAAACGGTTGTAAATATCGGCCTGTCGCAGGCACTGGGCAAGATCGGAAAGAAAGTGATTTCCACACTGCGCGAACCTTCGATGGGCCCGGTCTTTGGCATCAAAGGCGGCGCTACCGGTGGCGGCTATTCACAAGTACTTCCGATGGAGGATATTAATTTACATTTCACCGGCGATTTTCATGCGATCACCGCTGCTCACAATCTTATGGCGGCCATCATTGATAACCATTTACATAAAGGCAATCCGCTGGGATTTGACGTCAATAATGTATTTTGGAATCGCGTGATCGATATGAATGATCGCGCGCTCCGGCAGATCGTGGTCGGTCTTGGCGGCCATAATAACGGTGTGCCGCGTCAAAGCAGTTTCGATATCACGGCTGCAAGTGAGATTATGGCCATTTTGGCTTTGGCGGAAAATTTTAATGATCTGCGGCAGCGTCTTGAAAGGATTTTTGTCGGGGCGACGCATGAGAAAAAAGGCATCAGGGCCGCTTCGTTGAAAGTAGTCGGCGCGTTGCTGGCGCTTCTGAAAGATGCGATCAAACCGAACTTGGTTCAGACAATCGAAGGCGTACCTTGTATCATGCATACCGGACCGTTTGCCAATATCGCGACCGGCAATAATTCCGTGATTGCCGATAAAATCGCTTTGAAATTGGCCGATTACGTCGTGACGGAATGCGGGTTCGGTGCGGATTGCGGCGCAGAAAAATTGATCAATATCAAATGCCGCCAAAGCGGATTACGTCCCTCGGCGGGCGTGGTCGTCGCAACCGTCAAGGCCCTCAAAATGCATGGCGGAGGATTTGATGCCGTTCCCGGTAAAAAAATCGATAAGGCGCTTTTGGAAAAAGAAAACGTCGATGCCGTCGCCAAAGGTTGTGAAAATCTTCAGAAACACATCGAGAATATTCTCGGATTTGGCGTGCCGGTTGTCGTGGCGATTAATAAATTTACCAGTGATACGGAAAATGAGATTAGAGCCATCCGGGAAATTGCCACCAAAACCGGCGCTGAAGCGGTCATCCCGATCGACGTCTGGGGCAAAGGAGGAGTCGGCGGTACTGAATTGGCCGAAGCCGTTGTAGCGGCCTGTCAGAAACCTTCGTCGATCCGTTTTACCTACGACGTCAACGATTCGATCGAGAGCAAATTAGCGACCGTTGTGCAAAACATCTACGGCGGCAAAGATATTAAATTGTCGAAATTGGCCAAACTTAAAATTAAAATAGCCAAAGATGAAGGCATGGAACATATTCCGGTTTGTATCGCCAAAACGCATTTATCACTCTCACACGATCCGGCGCTCAAAGGACGACCGAAAGATTTTACAGTTCCAATTGACGATATTCGTTTTTCGGCGGGCGCAGGATTTTTATATGCCATTGCCGGAGAAATGATGACCATGCCGGGATTGCCGAGCGTGCCGTCGTCGGAATTGATCGATGTCGACGAACGCGGCCGTGTTGTCGGATTATTTTGATTCCGGCAAGTTCCAAACCGAAAAAAATGAAGAAGTTGACCAACGAAAATTCATAACTTCTTTATTGACTTTTAGGACTAATTCAGCTAAAATATCAGCCCATTGCAAAAATTATGGGTAAAAATTGCGGATTTGCCGCAAACCTTAATTAACCTGAAGAAGCTACTTAAACTTCAGGTCAACAATTAATTAGGTAACTTAGTTTAAGGAATCTCTTTTGTCGCAGATCAATATCCGGTTTCCCGATCAGTCTGTAAAAACGTTCGAAAAAGGTATAACGCCGCTTTCCATCGCTCAAAGTATTAGCCGTGGTTTGGCCGAAAAATGCGTTGTCGCCGATGTCAACGGCAAACAGGTCGACCTAACTACACCTATTAATGAAGACGCGTCGATTAAATTATTGACCATGGATACCCCGGAAGGCATGCAGGTATTCTGGCATTCGTCGGCGCACGTGATGGCGCAAGCCGTCAAAAGACTCTGGCCTGAAGCGAAATTCGAAGACGGTCCTCCGACTGAAGCGGGATTTTTTTACGATATTCTTTTGCCGCACACGATCAGCCAGGAAGATTTTCCGAAGATCGAAGCGGAAATGGAAAAAATTTCAAAAGAAAAACTATCGTATTCGCGTAAGGAATTATCCCGTAGTGAAGCAATGGAATTTTTCAAATCTATCGGTCAGGATTTCAAGCTCGATATCATTCAAAACATTCCGGATGGTCAGACGATCAGTTCCTATACTCAGGGTGAATTTACCGATTTGTGCCGTGGCCCGCATATTCCGCATACCGGTTTGATCAAAGCTTTCAAGGTCATGTCGGTCGCCGGCGCTTTCTACAAAGGCGATGAAAATAATATTCAATTGCAGCGTTTGCGCGCCATCAGTTTTCCATCGAAGAAGCAGTTGGATGAATATCTCGCGATGCTTGAAGAAGCCAAGCGCCGCGATCACCGTAAATTAGGGCAGGAATTAGAACTTTTTTATATTACTTCCAAGGTAGGCGGCGGTTTGCCACTATGGCTGCCGAATGGTACGATTCTTCGCGAAACGCTGGTTGATTTTTTACGTGAGGAACAAAAAAAACAGGGATATCAACCTGTAGTCACTCCACACATCGGCAATATTGATCTCTACAAAACTTCCGGCCATTATCCTTATTACAAAGATTCCCAATTTGCGCCGATTACGCTCGAAGACGGTGAACAATTCCTTCTGAAGCCGATGAATTGTCCGCATCACATTCAAATTTATGCGTCCAAACCTAGAAGTTATCGCGACCTGCCAATTCGGCTTGCTGAATTCGGCACGGTGTATCGGTATGAACAATCGGGCGAATTGACCGGCCTGACGCGCGTTCGCGGTTTTACCGTCGATGATTCCCATTTATTTGTGCGGCCGGATCAGGTGAAGGAAGAAATGTGCCGTGTGATCGGATTAATTCAATTTGTTTTTGAAACGCTGGGATTCAAAGATTTCAGAACCCGCTTATCATTTCGCGACGACCACAACGAAAAATACGGCGGTGAAATTGCTCTGTGGGAGAAAGCGCAACAGGATATTCAGGAAGCAGCCGATGCCATGAAACTGAATTATTTTATCGGCATTGGCGAAGCGGCATTTTACGGCCCCAAAATCGATTTCATGATCAAAGATGTTCTCGGCCGGACATGGCAATTGGGGACGGTGCAATTAGATTACGTCTTACCGGAACGTTTTAAAATCGAATATACGGGCGCTGACGGACAAAAACATCGCCCGATCATGATTCACCGTGCGCCGTTCGGTTCACTTGAACGTTTCATTGGAATTTTGATCGAGCAGTATGCCGGTAATTTTCCGGTTTGGCTGGCGCCGGTACAAGTGGCTATTCTTCCTATATCCGATTCCCATGCGGCGTACAGCGAGCAACTGAAAGAACAATTCGAATCTGAAAAAATTCGGGCTACGATCGACGCGCGTAATGAAAAGATCGGTTATAAAATCCGTGAAGCTGAAATGAAAAAAATTCCTTACATCCTTGTCATTGGCGATAAGGAAGTAGCGGAGAATAAAGTTGCCGTCAGGCGGCATGGCAAAGGCGACCAGGGCGCCGTAACTTTGGAAAATTTTATCAACGATATTCGTGAAAAAATAGATAGCAAATCGCAAGATTGACGAGACCGTTGATCCAAGCAATTAATTCGTTCATCGAAGGAGGTTAACATCGCAAAAGAATTACAGATCCGCATGAATGAACAGATTCGCGTGCCGAAGGTACGTTTGATCAGTTCAAAAGGCGAACAAATCGGCGTCATCGATACATTTGAGGCGTTGAAAATGGCAAGGGAAGAGAACCTGGATTTATTGGAAATTGTGCCCAATGCCGAACCGCCCGTTTGCAAGATTATCGATCACGGTAAATATCGCTACGAATTACAGAAAAAAGAAAAAGACGCCCGTAAAAAGCACACGCACGTCGGCGAATTGAAGGAGTTGCGTTTTCGCCCGTCCACCGATGAACATGATTACCAGTTCAAAATGAAACACGCTTTGAATTTTCTTGAAGAAGGATATAAAGTCAAAGCGGTTATTGTATATAAAGGTCGTGAAATTGCCAATAAAGAACTCGGCGCTGAATTGGCCGAACGTTTGGTAAGTGATCTGGAAAAAGTCGGGAAATTGGACGGCGAGATGAAATTCGAAGGCCGTAACATGGTGATGATCTTTGTAAAAAAATAAATGAAGTTACAAAACAAGACGTCGAAAAATATTCATTAACATATAACCGGAGGATATCATGCCTAAAAAGAAGACCAATAGCGGTGCAAAAAAACGATTTCAAGTTACGGGCTCAGGCAAATTGATGCGTAAGAAATCTACCGCACGGCACCTTTTGAGTAGCAAATCCAATCGTCGTAAACGCGACCTCGGCGGCAAACATCTCGTGCATACGTCGGATGAAGGTCACGTCAAGAAGATGTTGGGTTTGAAATAATCATCAAAAGAGTATAATTAACCAAAAAGAATCACGTTAAGTGGGAGAATCCTATGCCGAGAGCAACTAATAACCCCGCGTCGCGCGCACGCCGCAAAAAATTGATGAATGCCGCCAAAGGCAACTTTGGCAATCGCCGCAATGTATTGCGCAACGTCGTTGAGACAGTCGAAAAAGGCATGACCTATGCCACACGCGACCGCAAAGTGAATAAGCGTAACATGCGTTCATTGTGGATCATCCGCATCAACGCCGCCGTTCGGGAACACGGCCTGAGCTATTCCCGGTTTATCAGCGCGTTGAAAAAAAGCAATATCAACATCAACCGCAAAGTTTTGTCCGATATGGCCATGAACGATGCGGCGGGATTTGCCAAATTGATCGAGGTTGCCAAACAAGCTATCAACGGGTAATCGTTTATATCTTTCCGTAGAATTTCTTAAAAAGGAGCCATTCTGCAATTTTTTAATCATTGCTTATGGCTCTTTTTTATTAGTATATTTCAGTCAATCATTTTGAAAAGTTAAGACCAACCGATGATCGACGAATTAGAAAAAATTAAATCCGATTTTCTTTCGGACGCCGATGGCAAAACCCTTGATCGTGTAACGCTCGATCACCTGCACGCCAAATATATCGGGCGCAATGGCGTGATCACGCAAGCGACTACACGGCTTAAAGAAATTCCAAAAGATCAGAAACCTCAGTACGGTAAAATTCTCAACGAAGTCAAAACACTTGTGGAAGACCGGCTGGCCTCGATTCGCGATGAATTGTCGCAGCGTGACAGTTCAACGCCGGACATTGATCTGACACTGCCGGAACGACGCCGGTTTTACGGACATCTTCATCCGATTACGCAAACACTTGAAGAGATCAAATCTGTTTTTGCCGGGATGGGATTTACCGTCGAAGATGGTCCGGAAGTTGAAACGGATTATTATAATTTCGAAGCCGTGAATATTCCGAAAGATCATCCGGCGCGAGACATGCAGGATACGTTTTTTATCAGCGATAATGTCGTATTACGCACTCATACGACGCCGGTTCAGGCGCGTACGATGCAGAGAAAAAAACCACCGATTCGGATGATTTGTCCCGGCCGCGTATACCGTAAAGACACGCCGGACGCCACACACATGCCGTTTTTCCATCAAGTTGAAGGCTTGGTAGTTGACGAAGGAGTGACGTTTGCCGATTTTAAAGCGACCATTGCCGCATTTGTACACAAAATGTTCGGCAGTGACATCGGTACCCGTTTCCGTCCATCGTATTTTTCATTCACCGAGCCGAGCGCGGAAGTTGATATAAGCTGCATTTTCTGTCATGGAAAAGGTTGCCGGACGTGCAAAAATTCCGGTTGGATCGAAATCATGGGATCGGGAATGGTCAATCCGATTTTGTTCGACTATGCCAAATATGAAAAAAATCGTTATTCGGGCTATGCGTTTGGAATGGGCATCGAGCGGATAGCCATGTTTATGTATAATGTCAACGATTTACGTTTGTTTTCAGAAAACGATTTGCGTTTTCTGGAGCAGTTTTAACACAAAGGATTCAGGATGTTCGGTATTTTACGTTATATTGTTCTTGCTCTGATGTTGGTGGCTGTTTTTCGTATTTTAAAACGCTATTTTTTTGGGTCGCCTCAACGTCATGGAAGCGGTTTCGACAGCAACAAAGAAGTGAAAAATGCTTCGTACAAAGTCGAAGATATTCAAGATGCTAAATTCAAAGATATTCATTAAACGGGATGGAAATTATGATGCGGATGAACATGGTGATCGGATTGGTTTTTTGCGTATCCGTTGCATTGACGGCGCAGGAAAGCAAGTCGTATGGAAAAGGGGTTCAACTCAAAGCGTCAGTGACGCTGGATGAAGCCATCGCTAAAGCAGGCTCAGAAAAAGAAGTTTTAGTGCAAGGAAAAATTCACGATGTATGCGCTAAGAAAGGTTGTTGGCTTGTGCTGCAGGACGGAGAAAAAGAAATTCGCGTGACATTTGAAGGTTACAGTTTCTTTGTTCCAACGGATTCCAAAAATAAAACGGTTCGTGCGCAAGGCAAAATCATGCTGAAAGAAATTTCCGAATCGGAAGCTCGTCACTATGCCGAAGACGCCGGGAAATCGAAAGACGAAATTGAAAAAATCAAAGGTTCGCAGAAAGCGTATTCGATGATTGCAACCGGTGTTGAAATCCTTGATTAATTTTAACTGGAATTGTCATGCCTAAAACTATTGTCAATACTCCCAATGCACCTGCGCCCATCGGCCCCTATAATCAATCGGTGGTGATTCCGGCAAGCAAGCTGGTGTTTACTTCAGGACAAATTGCCATCGATCCTACAACGAATCAGCTCATTGACGGCGACGTCCGTGTCCAGACGCGCCGCGTGTTCGAAAATATCAAAGCGATTCTCGAAGCGGCCGGAACGTCGTTGGAGAACGTTGTTAAAACGACGGTGTTTCTGAAAAGTATGAATGATTTTGCGGCAATGAATGAAGAATATGCAAAGTATCTTTCCGGTAATTCTCCTGCGCGTTCGACCGTCGAAGCAGCGCGTTTGCCCAAAGACGTGCTTGTCGAGATTGATTGCATTGCGCTCATTGAAAAATAAGGGCGAGCATGCATTCCCACCAATGGCTATTCATTGTCAACCCCGCGTCGAACCGCGGCAGCGCTACTCAACTAATTCCGCACATTCAAAAGGCACTATCAGACCGGTCGATCACCTGCGATTTTCTTCATACTAAACAACCCGGCGATGCTACGCTGATCGCGAGGCAATATGCCCGTGATTATGAACTCATCATTGCCGTCGGCGGCGACGGAACGACGCATGAGGTAGTGAACGGGTTACTGCAGGCTAAACTTGGCGACGGTCATGGTGAAGCCATCGGAGCGCTGGGAATAGTTCCGGTCGGTTCCGGCAATGACTTTGTCAAAATGATCGGCATTCCCTCCGATCCGGATGCCGCTACGGAAATTTTACTGGCCAGTAAGCTTATGCGGATGGACGTCGGTGAAATTGTCGTAGACAATGATCATGTCCGTTTTTTCAGCAATAATATCGGCATCGGATTCGATGCCTACGTCAATAATGAAAGCCTGAAAATCAAATACATTCGCGGTTTTGCGATGTATTTAGCGGCGACGTTAAAATCGATTTTCGCATATAAACATCCTTTGATACGTTATTCGAATAACGGTGTTTTTCATGAGGAACGGATTTTACTGGTGAATACCGGTAACGGCGCGTGTTCCGGCGGAGGATTTTACATTACTCCAGAGGCCAAAATCAACGACGGAATGCTCGACGTGTGTGTCATTAAATCGATGAATAAGTTGGAAATTTTGACGAATC from bacterium harbors:
- a CDS encoding dihydrodipicolinate synthase family protein, with product MELKGILPPVPTPFINGDLVLRKLTDNLTKWNSFDLAGYLILGSNGEAVMLNDNEKFQVLETARTAIPKNKIMMAGANADSTKETITFINKAGEIGADCALVITPFYYKESMTQEILYQHFRRVADGVKIPILLYNVPQFTGVNLAAETVARLSDHPNIVGLKDSSGNMGLFADHVALVPKSFACFVGNAPTLLTALTLGAAGGILAVANVLPEECIQITKMFGQNRMDEARQLQFDINPIARAVTSKYGIGGLKAALDLIGFFGGDPRSPLMYPDEKIIDDIRVMMRK
- the rplT gene encoding 50S ribosomal protein L20, with the protein product MPRATNNPASRARRKKLMNAAKGNFGNRRNVLRNVVETVEKGMTYATRDRKVNKRNMRSLWIIRINAAVREHGLSYSRFISALKKSNININRKVLSDMAMNDAAGFAKLIEVAKQAING
- the thrS gene encoding threonine--tRNA ligase, with product MSQINIRFPDQSVKTFEKGITPLSIAQSISRGLAEKCVVADVNGKQVDLTTPINEDASIKLLTMDTPEGMQVFWHSSAHVMAQAVKRLWPEAKFEDGPPTEAGFFYDILLPHTISQEDFPKIEAEMEKISKEKLSYSRKELSRSEAMEFFKSIGQDFKLDIIQNIPDGQTISSYTQGEFTDLCRGPHIPHTGLIKAFKVMSVAGAFYKGDENNIQLQRLRAISFPSKKQLDEYLAMLEEAKRRDHRKLGQELELFYITSKVGGGLPLWLPNGTILRETLVDFLREEQKKQGYQPVVTPHIGNIDLYKTSGHYPYYKDSQFAPITLEDGEQFLLKPMNCPHHIQIYASKPRSYRDLPIRLAEFGTVYRYEQSGELTGLTRVRGFTVDDSHLFVRPDQVKEEMCRVIGLIQFVFETLGFKDFRTRLSFRDDHNEKYGGEIALWEKAQQDIQEAADAMKLNYFIGIGEAAFYGPKIDFMIKDVLGRTWQLGTVQLDYVLPERFKIEYTGADGQKHRPIMIHRAPFGSLERFIGILIEQYAGNFPVWLAPVQVAILPISDSHAAYSEQLKEQFESEKIRATIDARNEKIGYKIREAEMKKIPYILVIGDKEVAENKVAVRRHGKGDQGAVTLENFINDIREKIDSKSQD
- the infC gene encoding translation initiation factor IF-3, producing the protein MNEQIRVPKVRLISSKGEQIGVIDTFEALKMAREENLDLLEIVPNAEPPVCKIIDHGKYRYELQKKEKDARKKHTHVGELKELRFRPSTDEHDYQFKMKHALNFLEEGYKVKAVIVYKGREIANKELGAELAERLVSDLEKVGKLDGEMKFEGRNMVMIFVKK
- the rpmI gene encoding 50S ribosomal protein L35; the encoded protein is MPKKKTNSGAKKRFQVTGSGKLMRKKSTARHLLSSKSNRRKRDLGGKHLVHTSDEGHVKKMLGLK
- a CDS encoding proline dehydrogenase family protein translates to MPIMKNLLLWCSRNQWMSHRFPRFKFVQRAVKRFMPGEDLSSALAVSRSFQSRGISTVLTCLGENINDLSEAEKVRDHYLAVLDQIAETKLPTEISVKLTQLGFDIDLEKTKTYFRQIAKKAVEQNNFVWIDIESSGYVDATIAFFKTMYAEFSNVGLCLQAYLYRTEKDWNELKNSPGIRLVKGAYRESAAVAFPAKKDVDTNYLKLALQMIETAQNGKFRPGIATHDMKIVNAIKQTVAEKKWNPATIEFQMLYGINEDGQTILTREGYKMRVLISYGSAWFPWYMRRLAERPANVWFVIKSIFR
- a CDS encoding alpha/beta fold hydrolase, with product MKLHFVEYGQGDKTLVILHGLLGSERNWHSLAREMSREIHIYALDLRNHGASPHHPVHTFDAMCDDLELFIDEHIHEHFYLLGHSMGGQTAMKYAFRHGETLRGLIIEDIAPRSYDRGLTKIFNALHDIDLTKFTEKKDVDAALSEWVPNPAVRHFLMTNLVRHENQLSWRVNVPALTDFAENEIARFRVDANERYDGPTLFIGGELSGYDLSKERHLITQYFPQSRLEMIQGANHWIHFDSKAVFMQLVLDFINAHDHR
- a CDS encoding formate--tetrahydrofolate ligase, which codes for MNSRDQGNTMKSDIEIAQSVTMHPIVQIAEKIGLNRNDIELYGDYKAKIKLDVAERIKSHPDGKYIFVTAITPTPLGEGKTVVNIGLSQALGKIGKKVISTLREPSMGPVFGIKGGATGGGYSQVLPMEDINLHFTGDFHAITAAHNLMAAIIDNHLHKGNPLGFDVNNVFWNRVIDMNDRALRQIVVGLGGHNNGVPRQSSFDITAASEIMAILALAENFNDLRQRLERIFVGATHEKKGIRAASLKVVGALLALLKDAIKPNLVQTIEGVPCIMHTGPFANIATGNNSVIADKIALKLADYVVTECGFGADCGAEKLINIKCRQSGLRPSAGVVVATVKALKMHGGGFDAVPGKKIDKALLEKENVDAVAKGCENLQKHIENILGFGVPVVVAINKFTSDTENEIRAIREIATKTGAEAVIPIDVWGKGGVGGTELAEAVVAACQKPSSIRFTYDVNDSIESKLATVVQNIYGGKDIKLSKLAKLKIKIAKDEGMEHIPVCIAKTHLSLSHDPALKGRPKDFTVPIDDIRFSAGAGFLYAIAGEMMTMPGLPSVPSSELIDVDERGRVVGLF
- a CDS encoding 6-phosphofructokinase; the encoded protein is MKRIGILTGGGDVPGLNPCIKAVVYDAINAGLEVIGIRSGWAGLLKYNPDDPEGSSQYLMPLNKINTRTIDRSGGTMLHTSRTNPGKVSVSDIPAFLHKPEHDKLDPKSKVDFTPHVLKVLAHLKIDALVTIGGDDTLSYTVRLHNERFPVVAIPKTMDNDVFGTDYCIGFSTAVTRSVHFINMLRTSAGSHERIAVVELFGRNSGETSLISAHLASADRSIISEVPFDPEKLANFLMEDKRSNPSNYAIMTISEGATMVGGKIVEYGQEDAYGHKKLGGIGEITADAIKKITGTHMIYQSLAYLMRSGEPDALDRMVAMSFAGLAIDLLLKKRSGMMTALHEGRYTVVPAETIIQGKRTVDVKELYDTENYRPKVFNVMNKPMFLY